The Photobacterium sanguinicancri genome includes the window GGGTCGTTTGCTTCTAAATACCTTTTCCCATTCTTGGTAGCGTACTTGGCTTATCAAGGTAACTTCTTTATTTCATCATTTTTGATGCTGATCACCTTGGTGCTTTTTGTTACTTTCCGAAAACAACTAGCTCAAGTTGGTAATGATATTGACCGTCGCAGCGTTAGCATGAAAACATGGGGTTACTTTGTGGTTGGCTCTGCATTAATGCTTGGCTTAGTGTTCTGGATTTTCTCTAATCTAGATGAAGGTAAATACCTCCTTTATGGACTGGGTGCATGTGCGATTTTGTATTTCATTTATGAGATCACTAAAGCATCGGCAGCATACAAATACAAAATGTGTGGTGTGTTAATTACTATCTTTATCATGATCGTTTTCTATTTTTACTATGGTCAGATGCTTACCTCGATGAACATCTACGCTATTAACTTAATGGGCGATCAAATCCTTGGATTTATTCCAATTAGACCTGAATCAAATGCGGCTTTTAACCCATTGTGGTGCTTTGTGTTGGGTGGACCAATGATTTATGCGTATAGCTGGTTAGAGAACAAAGGTTACTCGCCAACTATTCCGACCAAATTTGCTGTTGCGTTTATCTTCAGTGGTATTGCATTTAGCTTGTTAGGCTTATCAACGAGCTTTGTGGGTGAAAATGGCAAAATCTCTGCTGATTGGATTTTGTGGGTTCATTTCTTCCAATCTATGGCTGAATTGATTGTAGGGGCTTTGGGTGCTGGCTTCATTTTTGAAATGGTGCCGCGTTACCTTTCTGCGTTTGCTATTGGCCTTCGTTCAGTTGCCTTGTCACTCAGTGGGATTTTAGCCGCAGTTATTTCGACTAAGATTGCATTGCCGAAAGGCCAAGAGCTAACGCCTGAAATCATTGAAGGGGTTTATGCTAGTTACTTTTATAATCTTGCGATTCTTGCCATTGTGATGGCAGTGGTAACACTTGGATTATCTAAAGTAATAGCGAAGCTGATTAACAAAGGTGAAGAGTTAGAGCGTATAGAGAACGCCTCACAAACCTCGCCACAGTCGTAAATCTCTCTGAATGTAAGCCGCACCCTTATTCATTAAGGCTGCGGCTTTTTTTTGTTTAATTACAGTGCTATAAAAGAACTAATTATGTTAAGAATAGTTACTTAACTTACATTCCTATACTGATTGATTGGTTACAGATAGAGAGAAAATGATGACGGCTTTTAAAGAATATAAAATATTACACATTGTTGAAGGTGGCTGCGGTACCTTGTTGTTAGGCTCTAGTGGTTTACCATTAAAAAAGCTGGAAGCAACATTGAACGAAGAGGCGGCTGATGGATGGCAGTTGGTGTTTCAGGTTATTGAGCGTAAACGCTTTTGGTTATTTTGGAACCGTGAAGCCGTTATTGTCACGTTAGGACGTAATGGGTAATGCTTATTAAGCGTATAGCGTTAAGCATGATTGAACGTTATCAACGGGGTGGTGGTTCAAAGCATTACTTTAACTTGGAATGTAACTTTGAACCCACTTGCTCGGAATACACTCGGCAGGCGATTGAACATTATGGTGTCGGGAAAGGGATTCGACTCGGTATGAAACGTATCCGCCGTTGTAGTGACCCCGACTGTATTCATAAAATTCAGGACCCACTCCCTAATGACGCCTAGCGAAATATAGCGAGTTTAGTATGATTTTACGTCACGCAAAATTGAGTCAACAAGAAGATGCATTACGCGTACAGATCCGTCAGTTAACCGATGCGCAGAGAAAACAATATTACAAGCTAGAAGCTGAACAGGTGAAAGACCCTGATACGTTTGCTGTGCTTAATTGGTTCTTTGTTGCGGGTCTTCATCATTTCTATTTAGGTAAGTTTGCTCGAGGTGGAGTGAATTTAAGTCTGTTTTTGTTGTCGATATTAATACTTGTCATCTATCCCAATCATTGGGCAGGTTACAGTATATTTGTCGGCATCTTGGTGATAGAACTACCGCAATTGCTTAGTTCACAAAATATTGTACATCATCATAACAATCAGATAATGGCAAAGTGTTTAGCGGATGTACGTCATCCTAAAGCCTAGCTAGCTCTCGTTTACTTAAAGGCGACGCCGAGCTCAGCGAAAAGTTTGGCTAAGCACTTTGTAAATGAGGAATGCAGTTTGAAATCGATAGTAAAAATGATTGTGTTGGTATCGGCATTGGGTGCGCTAACAGCGTGCAGTGATGAAGGTGAGCTCGTTGCGACACCCGTCAAGAATGTTCAGAATATCGAGGCAGTAAATAGCCAAACGTTGGATGTGCAATGCGATACAGGCATTTGCCAATTTGAGTTATCCACCAGCAGTCATGATGAAATAACCGTCAATATGTTTTACGACGGGCAACGTGCCTTTGAAAAAATTGAAGGTGTCAGTGTGACAGGCCCTTCAGGTGCAACGGTTAGAATTGAGGGTAATAATCAATTTACGCTTATCCTAAGTGGTGATGATGAACCAACCAAAGTACAGGTTATCGACTATTACCGTAACTAACCCTTTTTCACTTCTGATCACAAGCTTCAATTATCTTTCGTCTGTGGCGATTTGACGCATTCGCTACAGGCTTAGATGGAATTGGTTGCCTTTCTGCCAATAAATGACGTATCGCGAGAATAGGGTGCTTATAGAGCATCCTTGGTCCGCTATAACGCATAATCGTTTGTGATGTGTTTTTGTAGTCTGCTTTATAGCAGTGAATTGGGCATTGTCGGCAGGTTGGTTTTGCTTCACCGTAAGGGCAACGATCAAGCTTCATTTCTGCATAGTGCAAAAAATCATCACAGTCAGCACAAAGTGTTGTCCCTTGGTGATGATCTCGGCAATAAATATGAACCATCGCAGTTAGGGTTTTGAACTCGATATTTAATGAGCCAAGTAATATAAGCCCTGCATCCGTTTTCATGTGTATACCTGATGTTTTTACGCTAGTTATGAACCTATATATAAAATACACCTATTTGGTTTTGTGAGCAAAAGTTGATCACAAAACGTGATTTATATGACATATTTAGCGAAACAGGTAAGCAACATGAAAAAATAACGTGTTTTATTGCAAGAACTGGCCTTGATGGGTTGATTTCATGGGGTTCGCGCAGTAGTATCCGCTCCTCTTTTTTTGTGGTGGTGTATATGAGCAGATTTGAGTGCCTTGAAAGAATTGTTGACGAATACCGTAAGAAAGTTCGCGACGCTGAGTTCAACAAACAGAATGACAGTGAAGTAGCTAAAGTATTGGTATTATTGGTCGGTAACTCTATGTTTAGCTTGGCAGATGAATTTGCGGATTGGGTTAACCGTGGTGGCGATCGTTCATACGGTGGTAAGTTCTTCGTTTCTAAGCAACTAATGACGTTGTTAGAGCCAGTAACTTTCCGTGGTGTGACTGTGCGCCGTGACTCGATTAAGCTATTCCGCGTGTCTTAAGCTGACCGCATAATAGAAATTCAATGACTTTCATGAAGAAAAATTGAAGACCAAATTTTTCAATCCAGCTTCATAGACGAAGTATGATTGAACCAAAAGGATGCCTCGGCATCCTTTTTGCGTTTTTAGCGCATGCATCTTGTGCTACTGGTCGAGATTGGTATGCTAGCGTTAATACAAGCTAGATAACTCTAGATAAAATAATAAAGTCAGTTAAGAGAAAATCAAAATGGACGCAGAATTTTGGCATAGCCGTTGGGCTGAAAATCGAATTGGATTTCATTTGGATGATGCAAACCCATTATTATTGAAATATTGGGCTGCATTAGATGCAACGCGTGCAGACAGCGTATTAGTACCTATGTGTGGTAAATCCATTGATTTGGACTGGCTTGCACAAAAGCACAGCAGTGTTGTTGGCATTGAACTAAGCCAAATTGCGGTACGGTCGTTTTTTGCAGAGCACCTCTACACGCCAATGGTGATAGAGCAGGGCAATGGCCAAGCTATTTATGAATTTGATGAAATTAAGATTCATTGTGGTGACTTCTTCACTGTACCGGTTGAACCTACAGATGTGGTTTACGATCGTGCGGCACTGATAGCTATGCCTGAAACACTGCGTAAGCAGTACGCTGAGCGTTTGTTATCACTGACGAAGCCTGGTGGCCGTATATTACTTATCACGCTGGACTACCCGCAAGAGCAGCTAAATGGTCCTCCATTTTCTGTCGATGAAGCGGAAGTGAATGCGTTATTTGAAGGCTGCAATATCACGCTGCTAGAGCGTGATGATAAAGATGAATCCCACCCTCGACGCAAGCAAGGTATCTCACGTTTTGCTGAAGAGGCTTGGTTGATTGAAACGCCAACATTAGCGTTATAAGAACAAGCCATGAATAATAAAGAAAGGAGCGCAACGCTCCTTTTTTTGTATTGGTCATTTATCAGCAAGTGATTATGACAATACTTTAATCATGGAATCACCATGCTCTAAGCTGCCTAATTAACCAGCATAAAAATCAACGTACTGATAAAATTATCAGAGCAAGATCAACTTTTTGAGAATTTTTCTTCTTTGATTTTTGCGAGCGATATATCGCTTTGTGGTATTCATCCCTATAAACCCCCTTCCGTATTCGTCAGTGGTATTTAACCTATTAATTTGATTTCTAATAGGTTTACCTTGTTATTAAAGTCGATGATCTTTCATTCTTATATGCCATTTAGTGCCAACCTTTGTCGAGTTGATGCTTTTTAGTCAAGGTGTTAATTTCTGGGACTGTTCCCATAGGATGGATATTAAAATGAATAATAAAATACTAATGCCTGTTATTTTGGGCCTTGCAGCGGCGACTACAACACCTGTTTTTGCTAATGAGGTTGTCGAGAGTATTATTCTCGATGAGGTCAGTGTAGAGGGGTACGTTAAAAAAAGTTTTGAGGTGAAATTCGAAAGTGAACCAGAATTGTTTCCGTATGCCTTCCGTGGTAGCCGAGTGCAGATGAAATTACTGGTAGAGCTGTTCTATAATTCAAATAATGGAAAAAAAGCTGCCCGTGTTGTCACCTTAGGTAATGGCTATGTGCCGGGTAAGTCTGGTGTGGAACTAACATATGATGCGCCACTACTTGCGCGTTTTACCCAAAATTACCCTGTAACGTTTGACTACAGTATTTATCAGGCTGGCGGGACACCAATTTTTGGTGATGATTACTCACCACAAAATGAAACCTCAGATGTTTCAGTATCAACGACCACAGTGGCACCGACTATTGGCCTGACTGCAACCGCAACGCCAGGATCAGCACCGAGCTTTTCAGGATCGTTAAGCTCTCAATTAGGTGTGGCATATACCTCTCGCTATTCAAGCAAAGATTATGTAACAGCAGTACAGCCTTCTGTAGGTAATGCACGTGGTACAGGCGTTAAGTGGACGACATCGCTTAGCCAGTTGTACACCAATGATTATCAGTACTATGGGAAGTGGGCGGGTGTTTATCATTACACAGATTGTTATAACGAAAACCTGTTACCAGAAGAGAATTTCCCGCGTTTGATTTATGGCTTTAAACCTAAGTTTCAATATGTATTTACCCCGGAACTAGAACGAGGCACTGAACCAAAAACACAAATGATTGTTCGCGCAGGCATGAAGCAAGTTGAAGAAGGCTTTAGCCGTGGTGCTTGCACCTGGTCTGATTACGGTACCAAAACCCATTACACTGAAGCTCAAGTTCGCTTTTCAATAGATTGGGATCAGTTAACGGTACAGCCTTATTAGTATTAACTAATCGAGGTATTGTAATTAACAGCCACTTAGTTACGGTGTAACCAAGTGGCTGTTTGAATATGATAAGAGGTTGAATCAGAAAACGATTTTCACATCAGCCGCGGTATCGACGGCATCTGTAACCGCTTGTTCAATCGTATCACGACGTGTTAGCGCCACACCCAAACGGCGACGGCCATCAATTTCTGGTTTACCAAATAACCGTATTTGCGTTTGAGGACGTGATAACGCTGCGGGTAGGTTATCAAATCGAATGTTTTGCGAAGTCCCTTCTGCAAGGACAACAGCAGATGCTGAAGGGCCGAACTGGTTAATACTGTGAATAGGTAAACCTAAGAATGCGCGTACGTGTAAGGCGAATTCTGACAGCTCTTGTGAGATCAGTGTCACCATACCTGTATCGTGTGGGCGAGGTGAAACTTCACTAAAGAGTACTTCATCACCTTTGATGAATAGCTCTACACCGAATAGGCCATACCCACCCAGTGCGTTTACCACTTTTTCAGAAACAGCTTGTGCCGCTGCAAGTGCCTTGTCTGACATTTGCTGCGGCTGCCATGATTCACGGTAGTCACCATCTTCTTGGCGGTGACCAATTGGTGAACAGAAATGAACACCATCAGATGCACGAACTGTAAGTAGCGTGATTTCATAATCAAACTCTACAAATCCTTCGACGATGACACGACCCGCACCAGCACGACCGCCTTCTTGAGCATACTTCCAGGCTGATTCGATATCTGCAGGGGTTTTAATCACACTTTGCCCTTTACCTGAAGAGCTCATGATTGGCTTCACCACACAAGGTGTACCAATGCGCTCTACAGAAGCGACAAAGTCATCATATTGATCTGAAAATTCGTAAGGAGAGGTTGGAATCTCGAGTGTTTCAGCTGCTAATCGACGGATACCTTCGCGGTTCATTGTTAGCTTAGTCGCATTTGCCGTTGGAACAACGTTTAAGCCTTGAGCTTCAAGCTCGACAAGTGTCTCTGTGGCAATAGCTTCAATTTCAGGTACCACGTAATGCGGCTTTTCAAGTGCAATAACACGTTTCAATGATTCTGCATCTAGCATATCAATCACGTGGCTACGGTGAGCAATGTGCATTGCAGGTG containing:
- a CDS encoding thiopurine S-methyltransferase; its protein translation is MDAEFWHSRWAENRIGFHLDDANPLLLKYWAALDATRADSVLVPMCGKSIDLDWLAQKHSSVVGIELSQIAVRSFFAEHLYTPMVIEQGNGQAIYEFDEIKIHCGDFFTVPVEPTDVVYDRAALIAMPETLRKQYAERLLSLTKPGGRILLITLDYPQEQLNGPPFSVDEAEVNALFEGCNITLLERDDKDESHPRRKQGISRFAEEAWLIETPTLAL
- the purT gene encoding formate-dependent phosphoribosylglycinamide formyltransferase, whose product is MLGSATRPDATRVLLLGSGELGKEVAIECQRLGLEVIAVDRYADAPAMHIAHRSHVIDMLDAESLKRVIALEKPHYVVPEIEAIATETLVELEAQGLNVVPTANATKLTMNREGIRRLAAETLEIPTSPYEFSDQYDDFVASVERIGTPCVVKPIMSSSGKGQSVIKTPADIESAWKYAQEGGRAGAGRVIVEGFVEFDYEITLLTVRASDGVHFCSPIGHRQEDGDYRESWQPQQMSDKALAAAQAVSEKVVNALGGYGLFGVELFIKGDEVLFSEVSPRPHDTGMVTLISQELSEFALHVRAFLGLPIHSINQFGPSASAVVLAEGTSQNIRFDNLPAALSRPQTQIRLFGKPEIDGRRRLGVALTRRDTIEQAVTDAVDTAADVKIVF
- a CDS encoding nitrous oxide-stimulated promoter family protein → MKTDAGLILLGSLNIEFKTLTAMVHIYCRDHHQGTTLCADCDDFLHYAEMKLDRCPYGEAKPTCRQCPIHCYKADYKNTSQTIMRYSGPRMLYKHPILAIRHLLAERQPIPSKPVANASNRHRRKIIEACDQK
- the yidD gene encoding membrane protein insertion efficiency factor YidD — protein: MLIKRIALSMIERYQRGGGSKHYFNLECNFEPTCSEYTRQAIEHYGVGKGIRLGMKRIRRCSDPDCIHKIQDPLPNDA
- a CDS encoding DUF4177 domain-containing protein — encoded protein: MMTAFKEYKILHIVEGGCGTLLLGSSGLPLKKLEATLNEEAADGWQLVFQVIERKRFWLFWNREAVIVTLGRNG
- a CDS encoding peptide MFS transporter; this translates as MQDANTRFPSIAKVLILRQFLWGAAFYGAYVLLTKYFLFELNYSEADTIMMMGAFGAVGPVFSAVGGFIADRYIGSFRAVYIGYTIYTIGFFLLGMGASTLNVPLSIFSIALIGYARGLSATSPTVLLGNSYSATNREAFQQGLTVNYSINNLGSFASKYLFPFLVAYLAYQGNFFISSFLMLITLVLFVTFRKQLAQVGNDIDRRSVSMKTWGYFVVGSALMLGLVFWIFSNLDEGKYLLYGLGACAILYFIYEITKASAAYKYKMCGVLITIFIMIVFYFYYGQMLTSMNIYAINLMGDQILGFIPIRPESNAAFNPLWCFVLGGPMIYAYSWLENKGYSPTIPTKFAVAFIFSGIAFSLLGLSTSFVGENGKISADWILWVHFFQSMAELIVGALGAGFIFEMVPRYLSAFAIGLRSVALSLSGILAAVISTKIALPKGQELTPEIIEGVYASYFYNLAILAIVMAVVTLGLSKVIAKLINKGEELERIENASQTSPQS
- a CDS encoding spore gernimation protein; translation: MKSIVKMIVLVSALGALTACSDEGELVATPVKNVQNIEAVNSQTLDVQCDTGICQFELSTSSHDEITVNMFYDGQRAFEKIEGVSVTGPSGATVRIEGNNQFTLILSGDDEPTKVQVIDYYRN
- a CDS encoding leukocidin/hemolysin toxin family protein; protein product: MNNKILMPVILGLAAATTTPVFANEVVESIILDEVSVEGYVKKSFEVKFESEPELFPYAFRGSRVQMKLLVELFYNSNNGKKAARVVTLGNGYVPGKSGVELTYDAPLLARFTQNYPVTFDYSIYQAGGTPIFGDDYSPQNETSDVSVSTTTVAPTIGLTATATPGSAPSFSGSLSSQLGVAYTSRYSSKDYVTAVQPSVGNARGTGVKWTTSLSQLYTNDYQYYGKWAGVYHYTDCYNENLLPEENFPRLIYGFKPKFQYVFTPELERGTEPKTQMIVRAGMKQVEEGFSRGACTWSDYGTKTHYTEAQVRFSIDWDQLTVQPY